A single window of Salvelinus namaycush isolate Seneca chromosome 11, SaNama_1.0, whole genome shotgun sequence DNA harbors:
- the LOC120055412 gene encoding vegetative cell wall protein gp1-like, with the protein MVMMVVMKVTVMMVVMKVVMKVMVMMVVMKVTVMMVVMKHVKKLTLNPAAPLPTPSQPFPNPLPTHSQPPPNPFPTPLPTPSQSPPPPNPSQSPPNPLPTPSQPPPNPFPTHSQPLSQPPPNPLPTPSQPSPNPLPTLSQPSPNPLPTPSQPSPNPLPTLSQPSPNPLPTLSQPPPNPFPTPLPTPSQPFPNPLPTLSQPTPNPSPNPLPIPSPSQSLPTLSQPPPNPLPTLSQPTPNPSPNLLPTLSQPPPNPLPTLSQPPPNPLPTPSQPPPNPLPTLSQSPPNPLPTLSHPPPNPIPTPSQPSPNPVPTLSQPPPNPLPIPSQPPPNPLPTASQSPPNPLQTLSQPSPNPLPTPHAD; encoded by the exons atggtgatgatggtggtaatgaAGGTGacggtgatgatggtggtaatgaAGGTGGTAATGaaagtgatggtgatgatggtggtaatgaAGGTGacggtgatgatggtggtaatgaag CATGTAAAGAAACTAACCCTAAACCCTGCTGCCCCTCTCCCAACCCCCTCCCAACCCTTTCCCAACCCACTCCCAACCCACTCCCAACCCCCTCCCAACCCTTTCCCAACCCCTCTCCCAACCCCCTCCCAATCCCCTCCCCCTCCCAATCCCTCCCAATCCCCTCCCAACCCTCTCCCAACCCCCTCCCAACCCCCTCCCAACCCTTTCCCAACCCACTCCCAACCCCTCTCCCAACCTCCTCCCAACCCTCTCCCAACCCCCTCCCAACCCTCTCCCAACCCCCTCCCAACCCTCTCCCAACCCTCTCCCAACCCCCTCCCAACCCCCTCCCAACCCTCTCCCAACCCCCTCCCAACCCTCTCCCAACCCTCTCCCAACCCCCTCCCAACCCTCTCCCAACCCCCTCCCAACCCTTTCCCAACCCCTCTCCCAACCCCCTCCCAACCCTTTCCCAACCCCCTCCCAACCCTTTCCCAACCCACTCCCAACCCCTCTCCCAACCCCCTCCCAATCCCCTCCCCCTCCCAATCCCTCCCAACCCTCTCCCAACCCCCTCCCAACCCTCTCCCAACCCTTTCCCAACCCACTCCCAACCCCTCTCCCAACCTCCTCCCAACCCTCTCCCAACCCCCTCCCAACCCTCTCCCAACCCTCTCCCAACCCCCTCCCAACCCTCTCCCAACCCCCTCCCAACCCCCTCCCAACCCTCTCCCAACCCTCTCCCAATCCCCTCCCAACCCTCTCCCAACCCTCTCCCACCCACCTCCCAACCCCATCCCAACCCCCTCCCAACCCTCTCCCAACCCCGTCCCAACCCTCTCCCAACCCCCTCCCAACCCTCTCCCAATCCCCTCCCAACCCCCTCCCAACCCTCTCCCAACCGCCTCCCAATCCCCTCCCAACCCCCTCCAAACCCTCTCCCAACCCTCTCCCAACCCCCTCCCAACCCCCCATGCAGACTGA